In Amphiura filiformis chromosome 1, Afil_fr2py, whole genome shotgun sequence, the following are encoded in one genomic region:
- the LOC140167049 gene encoding uncharacterized protein, translated as MAGLWIALTIALYISSASSNPIDNQEETCPISRGFDNQDAAFKVLMTVVSGDDNIPSSPDCQFHVSTPRNTNLYQVMTVGNHHFPQDFSFNYTTHSIGRMVECINDVCNRHPYYWMVFNGTTNQLLEKGVDETYPGKDSDIVWKYMDVTSVINDIYLYEGGNEDLTLPDNCEKRSSASSHPNIKVKFTAVNDRDPSWPTVCHLPVIATSGSTLGQVLVDAHSQHPKKFEFTTEHDETHGNYVTSINSLENEDEWNWLVYDPHTKELLESGLDDTFPSNHEAFLWRYTNDTHHSMGNCNKENNTFAKILDIIVNGFNYLYSFVSWSTQL; from the exons ATGGCAGGACTCTGGATTGCTTTGACGATAGCTTTGTATATTTCAAGTGCTTCCTCGAACCCCATAGACAATCAAGAAG AGACATGCCCCATCAGTAGAGGCTTCGATAATCAAGACGCGGCATTCAAAGTGCTGATGACAGTTGTAAGTGGAGATGACAACATACCGTCTTCTCCGGATTGTCAATTCCATGTTTCCACACCAAGGAATACCAATTTATACCAAGTGATGACCGTAGGGAATCATCACTTTCCTCAGGATTTTAG TTTCAACTATACTACACACTCTATTGGACGTATGGTAGAATGCATCAACGATGTATGCAACAGACATCCATACTACTGGATGGTATTTAATGGAACCACTAACCAACTTCTGGAAAAAG GAGTTGACGAGACTTATCCAGGGAAGGATAGTGACATAGTTTGGAAATACATGGACGTTACTTCAGTCATCAACGATATATACCTGTATGAAGGAGGAAATGAGGATTTAACATTACCAG ATAACTGTGAGAAGAGATCTTCTGCATCAAGTCATCCCAACATCAAGGTGAAGTTTACTGCTGTCAATGATCGTGATCCTTCCTGGCCTACTGTATGTCATCTGCCTGTCATTGCCACATCTGGTTCAACGCTTGGTCAAGTCTTAGTTGATGCGCACTCACAACATCCAAAGAAATTTGA GTTCACCACAGAACATGATGAAACACACGGAAACTATGTGACCTCTATTAATTCCCTAGAAAATGAAGATGAATGGAATTGGTTGGTTTATGATCCACACACTAAGGAATTGCTGGAATCAG GTTTAGATGACACCTTTCCGAGCAACCATGAAGCTTTCTTATGGCGATACACAAATGACACTCACCACTCCATGGGAAATTGCAACAAGGAGAACAACACATTTGCAAAAATCTTAGATATCATAGTCAATGGATTCAACTATCTATACTCATTTGTGTCTTGGAGTACACAGCTATAA